The Coffea arabica cultivar ET-39 chromosome 4e, Coffea Arabica ET-39 HiFi, whole genome shotgun sequence genome includes a window with the following:
- the LOC113741474 gene encoding uncharacterized protein, with protein sequence MRGQTSTVVLAFLLVWALNLKLAELPIFRRQNRADDSVAPQPQPTPINDDLERGTSGRLPESDDHGPKIPDMPTKLQWGQMVIGVCFPAVNTALQALQTPAPLPRTFPWFYLTFELALFASLVSIYIRRRSEKASLILEHLAVLFGATAFLLAISMPLHNPMIEICIAVGCICFFIIIIANRSPRDWKELLLEEVLPS encoded by the exons ATGAGGGGACAAACCAGTACTGTTGTTTTGGCCTTCCTCTTGGTATGGGCCTTGAACCTCAAGCTCGCCGAGCTGCCGATTTTCAGACGGCAGAACAGGGCGGACGACTCAGTAGCCCCACAGCCACAACCCACACCCATCAACGACGACCTCGAGCGAGGTACAAGTGGGAGACTACCTGAATCTGATGATCATGGTCCCAAAATTCCCGACATGCCAACCAAGCTGCAGTGGGGGCAGATGGTCATCGGAGTTTGTTTTCCGGCTGTTAACACCGCCTTGCAAGCTCTCCAAACTCCGGCGCCTCTCCCCAGGACCTTTCCCTGGTTCTACCTGACATTCGAGCTGGCCCTTTTTGCTTCCTTGGTGTCTATCTACATTCGACGCCGTTCCGAGAAGGCATCTCTGATCCTGGAGCATCTTGCTGTACTCTTCGGCGCTACGGCTTTCCTCCTAGCCATTTCAATGCCTCTTCACAACCCAATGATTGAGATATGCATCGCCGTCGGCTGCATTTGTTTCTTCATAATCATCATTGCCAATCGTTCTCCGCGTGACTG GAAGGAATTGCTATTGGAAGAAGTTTTGCCATCATGA